In Theileria equi strain WA chromosome 4 map unlocalized gcontig_1105316255033, whole genome shotgun sequence, the following are encoded in one genomic region:
- a CDS encoding RNA recognition motif domain containing protein (encoded by transcript BEWA_014730A): MADAGDLSPTEREALAKEFKELEEIRNREAKSRAVVLEILGDIPDADIAPPKNVLFVCKLNPVTEEGDLKIIFSRFGNVKKCDIIKDYVTGDSLQYAFIEFETEESCNEAYFKMQNVLIDDRRIHVDFCQSVSGFWKRYHANESFTRQKWRGHVSQGNRYRERSRDRHRTHDRYREEHRHRGYSKRDRSMDRERRYRSRDRSRDKYCKR; the protein is encoded by the exons ATGGCAGATGCCGGGGATCTGTCTCCTACGGAGAGAGAAGCTCTCGCAAAGGAGTTCAAAGAATTGGAAGAAATTAGAAACAGAGAAGCAAAATCACGGGCAGTCgttttggagattctcgGAGACATTCCAGATGCGGACATTGCTCCACCAAAAAACGTCCTCTTTGTATGTAAACTCAATCCTGTTACAGAAGAAGGTGATTTAAAgattatattttccag ATTCGGAAATGTCAAAAAATGCGATATTATCAAGGATTATGTAACTGGAGACTCCCTACAATATGCGTTTATTGAGTTCGAGACAGAAGAGTCATGTAACGAAGCCTACTTTAAGATGCAAAATGTCCTAATAGATGATAGAAG GATTCACGTTGATTTTTGTCAGTCAGTTTCTGGGTTCTGGAAACGATATCACGCAAACGAATCGTTTACAAGACAAAAATGGAGGGGACATGTATCGCAGGGTAATAGATATCGCGAAAGGAGCAGAGATAGACATCGCACACATGACCGTTATAGAGAAGAACATAGACACAGAGGATATAGCAAACGAGACAGAAGTATGGATCGTGAAAGAAGATATAGAAGCAGAGATCGTAGCAGAGATAAATATTGCAAAAGATAA
- a CDS encoding conserved hypothetical protein (encoded by transcript BEWA_014750A), with product MSNFDELMLLAIKEFKSIEDILQHFFRFLGRHTDFYHTLLNEEEIDKFNLHGSNVNSKGFKPNHMVKLVNHIIQDNLIQYRERYQPYLLNNKPMLHAQVQPKVTKPQEKKQVTKGSTKYTLNPWNGGVTKTYAWAQTISDLTIEIISNEILSTDNVKVSLSRDSLKVVISGNTIIDGQFCNSINATDSMWNIEDRSRIVLSIEKAQELWWDCAIKGDETIDTQNIESVKRIEEFSSSEQREILKLMAENRNKQASNFPF from the exons atgagTAATTTTGATGAACTCATGCTCCTTGCAATAAAGGAGTTCAAGAGTATTGAAGACATCTTACAGCATTTTTTCCGATTTCTTGGAAGGCATACTGATTTTTATCATACCCTATtgaatgaggaagaaattGACAAGTTTAATCTCCATGGTTCAAATGTAAATTCCAAAGGTTTTAAGCCAAACCATATGGTAAAGCTTGTTAATCACATAATCCAGGACAATCTAATTCAATATAGAGAAAGATATCAGCCTTATTTGCTGAATAATAAACCAATGTTGCATGCTCAAGTACAGCCTAAGGTCACCAAACCACAAG AGAAAAAACAAGTAACAAAAGGATCCACTAAATATACACTGAACCCCTGGAATGGCGGGGTCACAAAAACGTATGCATGGGCTCAGACGATTTCAGACTTAACAATTGAAATCATATCAAATGAAATACTATCGACAGATAACGTTAAAGTTTCATTATCTAGAGATTCACTAAAGGTTGTAATTTCAG GAAATACTATAATTGACGGGCAGTTTTGCAACAGCATAAACGCAACTGATAGCATGTGGAATATAGAGGATAGGTCACGCATAGTCCTATCGATTGAAAAGGCACAAGAACTTTGGTGGGATTGTGCAATAAAGGGAGATGAGACTATAGATACACAAAATATAGAATCTGTAAAGCGTATAGAAGAGTTTTCATCCTCAGAACAGCGTGAAATTCTGAAGCTAATGGCGGAGAATAGGAATAAACAAGCATCAAACTTTCCATTTTAG
- a CDS encoding conserved hypothetical protein (encoded by transcript BEWA_014760A): MYACGISHLLEDESAKCPPECPFWAPSAIWKYVGVCSKAENCNLYNPVLHYADQNNNVCLPCQTFGCISCKYEDVSDSIAQIADNPLKLPEYCIKCAKGYKRSDDGKMCYLIHASWWSSLFNVLCVLIITYLLVLLIRLLIRRRKLKEVYLNVVDGLENRDKKMLRNEEATGSPLYNLTIDLSKENVSGIGLMLYFRYLKFIILVMSFLFIISMTQTHIPCSEMIRKFNEPFEIEFLFKPKVAPKNLISVLFGKNVTTGLSEHIINFKSVDDAIEWNLAKYSREISHVMYLSYFVIMGITIVYMVSQRRIIDLFYKNNMQWKHLTLIVKGLSQSIADEEYVKNAIYDATNVKVHSVTICYDIREYKEQIDEFLNFANQLKSSDRESQYVNIGKLQGYYEIMENLRGAGQALITFENYNDKFNVLNSFRHRNIKLYEFNVDPDKVIWENIGYEEKVKEKMGLTVITVILILVIWSVTFFVPYAAYSMHTTMSHLVEILLLSSFVELGSGLVSMSLNYAVHRFNIVNRDVIDGYIMCSNYFIKVINLALNIILAHLNNYGGRNKVLTIVNNGLRLSTPSFKMGEEVSFSLTLSVYMINSLVIIPNVLFIFGCYIMPTLKLLVAFLFMYDHEQACNVLEYPTIDLANKYASDLVNFTSCLLLLFMVKGKQQGVVTFLALFVSYILNYLRSQFILLRRSSKSEHNTWSVECFSLIIWAFPTAIFAACPQYWKWRSSESTLSSIIWSVLSHLAIYYSLMYIIFFPFISVDVNTTHGIFVEKISRELYKENNFEITNVKQPHYKFYNPVYKFREFKTNYNL; the protein is encoded by the exons GCATCTCAtgtaaatatgaagatgTGAGCGATTCCATTGCTCAAATCGCAGATAATCCACTCAAACTCCCAGAGTATTGCATTAAATGCGCAAAGGGATATAAAAGAAgtgatgatggaaaaatgtGTTATCTAATTCACGCATCTTGGTGGTCCAGTCTATTCAATGTACTGTGTGTATTGATAATAACATATTTACTTGTACTGTTGATTCGATTACTGATCAGAAGGAGAAAGTTGAAGGAAGTTTATTTAAATGTAGTGGATGGACTCGAAAATCGCGACAAAAAAATGCTACGAAATGAAGAAGCAACCGGATCTCCACTCTATAACTTAACAATAGATCTATCAAAAGAGAACGTTTCAGGAATTGGATTGATGCTATACTTCAGATATTTAAAGTTTATTATCCTGGTAATgtcatttttattcattaTAAGCATGACACAAACTCATATACCCTGTTCGGAAATGATAAGGAAATTTAATGAACCATTCGAGATAGAGTTTCTATTCAAACCCAAAGTTGCACCAAAAAATTTGATATCAGTTTTATTCGGTAAAAATGTAACAACTGGTTTATCTGAACatattataaattttaaaagCGTAGATGATGCCATAGAATGGAACCTTGCAAAATACTCTAGAGAAATATCCCATGTGATGTATCTCTCATATTTCGTAATAATGGGTATAACTATAGTTTATATGGTTTCCCAGAGAAGAATTATAGAtttattttacaaaaataACATGCAGTGGAAACATCTCACTTTGATAGTAAAGGGATTATCTCAATCAATTGCAGACGAAGAATATGTGAAAAACGCAATATATGATGCCACAAATGTAAAGGTACATTCAGTTACAATTTGCTATGATATAAGAGAGTATAAAGAACAAATTGATGAATTTCTAAATTTCGCAAATCAACTAAAGTCCTCCGATAGGGAATCGCAATAC GTAAATATTGGTAAATTACAAGGATATTATGAGATTATGGAAAATCTGAGAGGAGCAGGGCAAGCACTCATCACATTTGAAAATTataatgataaattcaATGTATTGAATAGTTTCAGGCATAGAAATATAAAGTTGTACGAATTTAATGTGGATCCAGATAAGGTAATTTGGGAAAATATAGGATATGAAGAAAAAGTAAAGGAAAAAATGGGTCTTACTGTTATTACAGTGATACTCATATTGGTTATATGGAGTGTGACATTCTTTGTACCTTATGCCGCATATAGTATGCACACAACAATGAGTCATTTGGTAGAAATATTACTCTTGAGTTCCTTTGTTGAACTAGGTAGTGGCCTGGTGAGTATGTCATTGAATTATGCTGTACACCGGTTTAATATTGTAAATCGAGATGTGATAGATGGGTATATAATGTGTTCAAACTACTTTATAAAGGTAATAAATCTTGCATTAAACATAATTTTAGCACATTTAAACAACTACGGTGGAAGGAATAAAGTGCTAACTATAGTTAATAATGGCCTCCGTTTGAGCACTCCATCATTTAAAATGGGTGAAGAAGTATCATTCAGTCTCACTCTTAGCGTCTACATGATCAATTCACTAGTTATAATTCCAAATGTACTCTTCATATTCGGATGTTATATAATGCCAACTTTGAAATTATTGGTGGCCTTTCTATTCATGTATGATCATGAGCAAGCCTGCAATGTATTGGAATATCCAACTATCGACTTGGCAAATAAATACGCTAGTGATTTGGTGAATTTTACATCGTGTTTACTGTTGCTATTTATGGTGAAAGGTAAGCAACAGGGTGTTGTCACATTTCTAGCGCTATTTGTATCATATATTCTCAACTACCTAAGGTCACAGTTTATTCTTCTTAGAAGGAGTTCAAAGAGTGAACACAATACATGGAGTGTAGAATGCTTCTCGCTAATTATATGGGCATTTCCAACAGCAATCTTTGCTGCATGCCCACAATATTGGAAATGGAGAAGTAGCGAATCTACCCTCTCCAGTATAATTTGGTCCGTACTTTCCCATTTGGCAATATATTATTCTCTCATGTACATTATCTTCTTCCCATTTATTTCAGTAGATGTCAATACCACCCATGGAATATTCGTTGAAAAAATTTCCAGAGAACTATACAAGGAAAACAATTTTGAAATTACCAATGTGAAACAACCACActataaattttataacccagtttataaattcagGGAATTTAAAACTAATTACAACCTTTAG
- a CDS encoding ubiquitin-conjugating enzyme E2, putative (encoded by transcript BEWA_014740A): MASSAKRRLMLDLQKLQENLPETICASPIDDDIFNWQAVILGPENTEWQGGIFSLSLTFLNDYPNKPPKVKFLTKIFHPNVYQDGSICLDILQTEWSPVFDVSGLLISIQSLLNDPNPKSPANNEAAMLFVENRSEYIRRVKLAVSESIVTAEASLNTTEQI; encoded by the exons ATGGCCTCTAGCGCT AAGCGTAGATTGATGCTGGATTTGCAAAAGTTGCAGGAGAATCTACCGGAAACGATTTGTGCTAGTCCAATAGATGACGATATATTTAACTGGCAAGCCGTTATATTAGGTCCAGAAAACACAGAGTGGCAGGGAG GAATTTTTTCATTATCACTGACATTTCTAAACGACTATCCAAACAAGCCTCCAAAGGTCAAGTTTTTGACAAAGATATTCCATCCAAACG TATACCAAGACGGAAGTATATGCTTGGACATTCTTCAGACAGAGTGGAGCCCAGTATTTGACGTTTCTGGTCTACTTATTTCCATACAG TCTCTACTCAACGACCCCAATCCAAAGAGTCCGGCGAATAATGAAGCTGCAATGCTATTTGTAGAAAATCGCAGTGAATATATAAGAAGAGTTAAATTGGCTGTATCTGAGAGCATAGTTACCGCAGAAGCATCACTAAATACCACGgaacaaatttaa